One stretch of Ornithinimicrobium ciconiae DNA includes these proteins:
- a CDS encoding helix-turn-helix domain-containing protein encodes MSDRGNVLELVMRETGTGQSELSRLSGVHQPSISQFLSGRVDLSDEQLDRLLSCMGRRLEVVRSVVEPELTRSERRSWLLHRRISSRLTRDTLDVLEPVIQGNLSRLRRGVTGEPHERNLHRWQVLVDTRDLPGLKRVSTGLDRDSIEMREVSPMRGLLSEQERSEVLAQVG; translated from the coding sequence ATGAGTGACCGCGGGAACGTGTTGGAGCTGGTGATGCGTGAGACGGGCACCGGCCAGAGCGAGTTGTCCAGGCTGAGCGGGGTTCATCAGCCAAGCATCAGTCAGTTCCTGTCCGGACGTGTCGATCTGAGCGACGAGCAGCTTGATCGCCTGCTGTCCTGCATGGGGCGACGGTTGGAGGTTGTCCGCAGCGTTGTCGAGCCTGAGCTCACTCGCTCGGAGCGCCGGTCGTGGCTGCTGCACCGGAGGATCTCCTCGCGTCTGACGCGCGACACCCTGGACGTGTTGGAGCCGGTTATCCAGGGCAATCTGTCGCGCTTGCGCAGGGGAGTGACCGGGGAACCGCATGAGCGGAACCTGCATCGCTGGCAGGTTCTGGTCGACACTAGGGACCTCCCCGGCCTCAAGCGCGTGTCGACGGGTCTCGATCGGGACTCCATCGAGATGCGTGAGGTCTCTCCCATGCGTGGGCTGCTGTCAGAGCAGGAGCGCTCCGAGGTGCTGGCGCAGGTGGGTTGA
- a CDS encoding DUF6036 family nucleotidyltransferase, translated as MRRDQLEHAIRTACQIIGHPDVIVVGSQAILGSIVEGELPAAATMSMEVDILPIAADNDETARLADLIEGVAGEFSPFEDLHGFSIDGVDLQTSVLPPGWRDRLVPVTNANTAAPGGDPQFTGWCLDKEDLCVAKLCALREKDRNFVAALVRADLVDTRVILGRLATLDPDHAKAASSAHRWLTSLQGRE; from the coding sequence ATGCGCCGGGATCAACTCGAACACGCCATCCGGACGGCATGTCAGATCATCGGTCACCCGGACGTCATCGTCGTCGGCTCGCAAGCGATCCTGGGTTCAATCGTAGAGGGGGAACTCCCCGCGGCAGCGACCATGTCGATGGAGGTCGACATTCTGCCCATCGCCGCAGACAACGACGAGACCGCTCGCCTCGCCGATCTCATCGAGGGCGTAGCAGGAGAGTTCTCACCCTTCGAGGATCTGCACGGATTCAGCATCGACGGGGTCGACCTGCAGACATCGGTTCTCCCGCCCGGATGGCGTGACCGCTTGGTGCCCGTCACTAATGCGAACACCGCTGCCCCAGGGGGCGATCCGCAGTTCACGGGATGGTGCCTGGACAAGGAAGATCTGTGTGTGGCCAAGCTTTGCGCCCTGCGCGAGAAAGACCGCAACTTCGTTGCCGCTCTTGTCCGTGCCGACCTCGTCGACACCCGTGTCATCCTGGGCCGGCTCGCCACCCTCGACCCGGACCACGCAAAAGCCGCGTCGTCAGCTCACCGCTGGCTTACCTCCCTCCAGGGTCGTGAGTGA
- a CDS encoding ribbon-helix-helix protein, CopG family — MAMNLRLTDAESEALRKKAEQEGRSMQEVARAAIAQYVSERPQRLRAAIDRVRSEDSELLERLSR, encoded by the coding sequence ATGGCGATGAACCTGAGGCTGACCGACGCTGAGAGCGAAGCCCTGCGCAAGAAGGCCGAGCAGGAAGGGCGTTCCATGCAGGAGGTCGCTCGGGCCGCGATCGCTCAGTACGTCTCAGAGCGTCCCCAGCGACTGAGGGCCGCGATCGACCGAGTCCGCAGCGAGGACAGCGAGCTGCTCGAGCGACTGAGTCGGTGA
- a CDS encoding type II toxin-antitoxin system death-on-curing family toxin, producing MSAEELDYLSVEDLLEIASGVLDDVAVRDPGLLAAAAARPMTTVFGDDAYPAFEDKVAALLHSLVRNHALVDGNKRLAWSAARVFCLLNGRDLTYTVDEAEQMMLGAAAGGLDVPQIADWLEARIGAAS from the coding sequence GTGAGCGCCGAGGAGCTGGACTACCTCTCGGTCGAGGACCTTCTGGAGATCGCATCCGGGGTGCTCGACGACGTCGCGGTGAGGGACCCGGGTCTGCTTGCCGCGGCTGCCGCCCGGCCGATGACCACCGTGTTCGGCGACGACGCCTACCCGGCGTTCGAGGACAAGGTCGCGGCGCTGCTGCATTCCCTGGTCCGCAATCACGCCCTGGTGGACGGCAACAAACGCCTTGCCTGGTCGGCCGCTCGAGTCTTCTGCCTCCTCAATGGCCGCGATCTGACCTACACCGTCGACGAGGCGGAGCAGATGATGCTCGGGGCGGCCGCCGGCGGACTGGACGTTCCGCAGATCGCGGACTGGCTCGAAGCGCGAATCGGAGCCGCGTCATAG
- a CDS encoding HepT-like ribonuclease domain-containing protein, which produces MPGLKPQLQSDEFAPMAYDAVLRNLAVIGEAVRSLPSETRDRMPDVPWAAIAGLRNIVVHEYFRVNPDLILDLRDHQLAPLAERLRDI; this is translated from the coding sequence TTGCCTGGACTCAAACCTCAACTGCAGTCGGATGAGTTCGCCCCGATGGCCTATGACGCTGTCCTGCGCAATCTCGCCGTCATCGGTGAGGCGGTCCGCTCCCTGCCGAGCGAGACACGAGATCGAATGCCCGATGTCCCGTGGGCGGCGATCGCAGGCTTGCGCAACATCGTCGTTCACGAATACTTCCGCGTAAACCCTGACCTGATTCTTGACCTCCGCGATCACCAACTCGCGCCGTTGGCCGAGCGCCTACGCGACATCTGA
- a CDS encoding YceI family protein: MGLFNRSTKTTTPEAATVVSEPSTSFVSDLAGDYVLDPSHTRLGFSARHAMVTKVRGNFEDFEGTAHVDTTTPANSKVDVTIQAASVTTGNQQRDGHIKTPDFFDIENHPTISFTSTNVKRDGSEWAITGDLTINGVTKPVTIDFEETGSAKDPYGNTCIGFEGATTIDRTDWNLNFNATLETGGVLVGEKVKLEFDISAIAQAPAVA; the protein is encoded by the coding sequence ATGGGCCTGTTCAACCGCTCCACGAAGACCACCACCCCCGAGGCTGCGACCGTCGTCTCTGAGCCAAGCACGAGCTTCGTCTCGGACCTCGCCGGCGACTACGTGCTCGACCCGAGCCACACCCGCCTCGGCTTCTCGGCCCGGCACGCGATGGTCACGAAGGTTCGCGGCAACTTCGAGGACTTCGAGGGAACGGCCCACGTCGATACCACGACCCCTGCCAACTCCAAGGTCGATGTGACTATCCAGGCGGCGTCCGTCACCACGGGCAACCAGCAGCGCGATGGCCACATCAAGACCCCCGACTTCTTCGACATCGAGAACCACCCGACGATCAGCTTCACCTCCACCAACGTGAAGCGCGACGGTTCCGAGTGGGCCATCACTGGGGACCTCACGATCAACGGTGTCACCAAGCCCGTCACAATCGACTTCGAGGAGACCGGATCGGCGAAGGACCCTTACGGCAACACCTGCATCGGGTTCGAGGGCGCCACGACGATCGACCGCACCGACTGGAACCTAAACTTCAACGCGACGCTCGAGACTGGCGGCGTCCTTGTGGGCGAGAAGGTCAAGCTCGAGTTCGACATCTCGGCGATCGCCCAGGCCCCGGCCGTCGCCTGA
- a CDS encoding Txe/YoeB family addiction module toxin translates to MLLVWDENAWEDCLWWQAQDRTVLKRINLLLKDIQRNGNEGIGKPEALEHDFAGYWSRRITDEHRLVYKIAGAEVRVAACRYHYG, encoded by the coding sequence GTGCTGCTGGTCTGGGACGAGAACGCCTGGGAGGACTGCCTTTGGTGGCAGGCGCAGGACCGCACAGTGCTCAAACGCATCAACCTGCTCCTGAAGGACATCCAACGCAACGGCAACGAGGGGATCGGCAAGCCTGAGGCGCTGGAACACGACTTTGCCGGCTACTGGTCGCGCCGCATCACCGACGAGCATCGGCTCGTGTACAAGATCGCTGGGGCCGAGGTCCGAGTCGCCGCCTGCCGCTACCACTACGGATAA
- a CDS encoding type II toxin-antitoxin system Phd/YefM family antitoxin, with protein MKTMSYTESRARYAEVLDGVTNDREEVVITRAGHEPVVIVSLADYESLRETAYLMRSPANARRLLDAMERLEAGRGRSRELVETD; from the coding sequence ATGAAGACTATGAGTTACACCGAGTCGCGAGCACGTTACGCAGAAGTGCTGGACGGCGTCACCAACGACCGTGAAGAGGTCGTCATCACGCGCGCCGGCCACGAGCCGGTCGTCATCGTCTCTCTGGCGGACTACGAGTCGCTACGTGAGACGGCCTACCTCATGCGCTCACCCGCCAACGCCCGTCGGCTGCTGGACGCCATGGAGCGGCTGGAGGCTGGCCGGGGGCGGTCGCGCGAGCTGGTCGAGACGGACTGA
- a CDS encoding Wadjet anti-phage system protein JetD domain-containing protein: MSAWSTVADIRAVVRRRWDDGTLLRAHAAGESFPVVQVPLRRPRASQIGDDLGAVRDWVAAIDAGSRGGAHFAVVLETVGGRVIGRNELPSRAVVADFAPAWALLGVSGEVRELDRILTVVADEPVLREWVAANPLKALAVGPSWDGVLGSYRWLGAARDSGRYLREVDAPGVDTKFIDQHRALLARLLGVPASSAGFVTALGLRGKPELVRLRVHPSVGLADGFSELGLRVEELAAADVRVRTAIIVENEISYLSVPVPAGGVVVWGKGFEVDRAGSLPWLREAEVYYWGDLDTHGFAILSRLRAWLPHAESVLMDRQTLLQHRDRWGTEPTPTSARLQRLTPDEEVLYSDLVSDRFGERVRLEQERIDWAWVEGRLSRVVVNN; the protein is encoded by the coding sequence GTGTCTGCGTGGTCCACGGTGGCCGACATCCGGGCCGTGGTGCGGCGACGGTGGGACGACGGCACGCTGCTGCGGGCCCACGCGGCGGGGGAGTCGTTCCCGGTGGTGCAGGTGCCCCTGCGGCGTCCTCGCGCCTCGCAGATCGGTGATGACCTGGGTGCGGTCCGAGACTGGGTCGCCGCGATCGACGCCGGCTCGCGGGGTGGCGCGCACTTCGCGGTGGTGCTGGAGACGGTTGGTGGCAGGGTCATCGGTCGCAATGAGTTGCCCAGTCGTGCCGTCGTGGCTGACTTTGCGCCGGCGTGGGCGCTGCTGGGGGTGTCAGGTGAGGTGCGGGAGCTCGACCGGATCCTGACGGTGGTGGCCGACGAGCCGGTCCTGCGGGAGTGGGTTGCGGCGAACCCGCTGAAGGCGCTGGCTGTGGGGCCGTCCTGGGACGGGGTGCTGGGGTCCTACCGTTGGCTCGGCGCTGCGCGAGACAGCGGACGCTATCTGCGGGAGGTCGATGCGCCGGGTGTGGACACCAAGTTCATCGACCAGCACCGCGCCCTGCTGGCGCGGCTGCTCGGTGTCCCGGCGAGCTCGGCCGGATTTGTGACTGCGCTCGGCCTGCGCGGCAAGCCGGAGCTGGTGCGGCTGCGGGTCCATCCGTCAGTGGGTCTTGCCGATGGCTTCTCCGAGCTCGGGCTGCGGGTGGAGGAGCTGGCCGCAGCCGACGTGCGGGTGCGGACCGCGATCATCGTTGAGAACGAGATCAGCTATCTGAGCGTGCCCGTCCCAGCTGGCGGTGTCGTGGTGTGGGGCAAGGGATTCGAGGTCGACAGGGCTGGCTCCCTCCCGTGGTTGCGCGAGGCGGAGGTCTATTACTGGGGTGATCTGGACACCCACGGCTTCGCGATCCTGAGCCGGCTGCGGGCCTGGCTGCCGCACGCGGAGTCGGTGCTGATGGACCGGCAGACCCTGCTGCAGCACCGGGATCGATGGGGCACTGAGCCGACGCCGACGTCCGCGCGGCTGCAGCGGTTGACGCCTGATGAGGAGGTGCTCTACTCCGACCTCGTGTCCGACCGGTTCGGTGAGCGCGTTCGGCTTGAACAGGAACGGATCGACTGGGCCTGGGTCGAGGGTCGGTTGTCGCGGGTTGTGGTCAACAACTGA
- a CDS encoding ATP-binding protein, translated as MTDALFSTVEVASSGRAGYRLHHLEVFNWGTFDKRVWRITADGDTTLLTGDIGSGKSTLVDAMTTLLLPAHRISYNKAAGAEARERTLRSYVEGHYKSERVEATGASRAIGLRDNRSYSVILGVFVNDGHDETITLAQVFQQRDSAGQPYRFYVTAGRELRIEPDFVDFGSSLNDLRRRLRDGGVDLHDDFPRYAERVRRLLGIRSAQAMELFHQTVSMKSVGNLNEFVRNHMLEPVDAAQRVSDTVGHFEDLTKAHDAVKRAREQLEALEPLVATSMRYDQALARREEAESHREAVRLFIAERRIDLLGAEIDANTRERDTLTGQATAVRERQLVLGRAKDDLIEARARAGGNRVAELERSIALARTEATSRKDRWGRFDTAVRAAEFDPIHDGAAFTATLARVEELTAELTTRREGLDDERATLHAQRADLLRDAERVRTELISLAGRTTNLPSSQLDVRAELCAGLGLEEADLPFAGELLDVREEFGRWRGAAERVLRGFALSLLVPQQHYDAVTAWVDAHRLTHRRSDGRVAGTRLVYERVPARRVRLQHADTPGILLLADTIETADGPFHDYLRDQLSRRGDHRCVETLEEFRQEHRAVTLQGQVRSGDRHEKDDRSHVDDPRNWVLGWANERKVTALTDQLIGLQHQIEPLDERLTGITSEAGDIAARLGGLSQLSAYGSWEELDWAGAQARAEHDERERARLVSGSSELAEITRRLEDNDRQATSLAEELAGLTGRISVREDRIDRAQTARARDETFLSTQGDEVLARARTAYAALEERLGADLPQDADSCAPAQEALTSDLQTLIDRIGREIGGYTQSLLHYMSEVRRRWPEATTEMDASVEARADYLAFHERVSLDDLPKFEDEFKRQLNTNTIRELAQFNSWLRRQSEEIHGRVDRINEALGAIPYNEGRFIRLESERTINTEIQAFRTDLRRATDDTIGADGDQYSEQRFLDVERLIERFRGREGHTDSDRAWTRRVTDVRNWFTFSASERDRETDEEWEHYRDSDGKSGGQKEKLAYTILAASLAYQFGLEWGAERSRDFRFAVIDEAFGRGSDVSTRYALDLFAKLGLQLLIVTPLQKVHVIEPYVKAIGFVDNPTGSYSRLQTLTIEEFQEVRAQHAVGSLAGAGG; from the coding sequence ATGACTGACGCCTTGTTCTCGACGGTGGAGGTCGCCTCGAGCGGCCGGGCCGGCTACCGCCTGCACCACCTGGAGGTGTTCAACTGGGGCACCTTCGACAAGCGCGTCTGGCGGATCACCGCCGACGGCGACACCACACTGCTGACCGGCGACATCGGCAGCGGCAAGTCCACCCTGGTCGACGCGATGACCACCCTGCTGCTGCCCGCCCACCGCATCTCCTACAACAAGGCAGCCGGGGCCGAGGCGCGCGAGCGGACCCTCCGCAGTTATGTCGAGGGCCACTACAAGTCCGAGCGGGTCGAGGCCACCGGTGCATCCCGGGCCATCGGTCTGCGCGACAACCGCTCCTACTCGGTCATCCTCGGCGTCTTCGTCAACGACGGTCACGACGAGACGATCACCCTCGCTCAGGTCTTTCAGCAGCGGGACTCCGCCGGCCAGCCCTACCGCTTCTATGTCACCGCAGGTCGCGAGCTGCGCATCGAGCCCGACTTCGTCGACTTCGGCAGTTCCCTAAACGACCTGCGCCGCCGGCTGCGTGACGGCGGGGTGGACCTGCACGACGACTTCCCGAGATATGCCGAGCGCGTCCGGCGGCTGCTCGGCATCCGGTCGGCACAGGCGATGGAGCTGTTCCACCAGACGGTGTCGATGAAGTCGGTCGGCAACCTCAACGAGTTCGTCCGCAACCACATGCTCGAGCCGGTCGACGCCGCTCAGCGGGTCTCCGACACCGTCGGCCACTTCGAGGACCTCACCAAGGCGCACGACGCGGTCAAGCGCGCTCGCGAGCAACTGGAGGCCCTCGAGCCACTGGTCGCCACGAGCATGAGGTATGACCAGGCCCTCGCCCGGCGAGAGGAGGCCGAGTCGCACCGCGAGGCGGTCCGGCTCTTCATCGCTGAGCGGCGCATCGACCTGCTCGGTGCCGAGATCGACGCCAACACCCGGGAGCGCGACACGCTGACCGGGCAGGCCACGGCGGTCAGGGAACGCCAGTTGGTGCTCGGGCGGGCCAAGGACGACCTCATCGAGGCCCGTGCCCGCGCAGGCGGCAACCGGGTCGCCGAGCTGGAGCGCTCCATCGCCCTCGCCCGCACCGAGGCCACCTCGCGCAAGGATCGCTGGGGTCGCTTCGACACGGCGGTCCGTGCCGCGGAGTTCGACCCGATCCACGACGGCGCCGCGTTCACCGCGACCCTGGCGCGAGTCGAGGAACTCACCGCAGAGCTGACCACCCGCAGGGAGGGGCTCGACGACGAGCGGGCAACCCTGCATGCCCAGAGAGCCGACCTGCTCAGGGACGCCGAGCGGGTCCGCACGGAGCTCATCAGCCTGGCCGGACGCACCACCAACCTGCCCAGCAGCCAGCTCGACGTGCGCGCGGAGCTCTGCGCGGGGCTCGGGCTGGAGGAGGCCGATCTGCCGTTCGCCGGCGAGCTCCTCGACGTGCGCGAGGAGTTTGGTCGGTGGCGCGGTGCCGCCGAGCGGGTGTTGCGCGGGTTCGCGCTGTCGCTGCTCGTGCCGCAACAGCACTACGACGCCGTCACCGCCTGGGTCGACGCCCACCGCCTCACCCACCGCCGCAGCGACGGCCGCGTGGCCGGCACCCGCCTCGTCTATGAGCGGGTGCCCGCACGGCGGGTCCGGCTGCAGCACGCCGACACCCCAGGGATTCTGCTGCTCGCCGACACCATCGAGACCGCGGACGGACCCTTCCACGACTATCTGCGGGACCAGCTCAGCCGCCGCGGCGACCACCGTTGCGTCGAGACGCTGGAGGAGTTCCGCCAGGAGCACCGCGCCGTCACCCTGCAGGGACAGGTGCGCTCCGGCGACCGCCACGAGAAGGACGACCGCTCCCACGTCGACGACCCGCGCAACTGGGTGCTCGGTTGGGCCAACGAGCGCAAGGTCACCGCACTCACCGACCAGCTGATCGGCCTCCAGCACCAGATCGAGCCACTCGACGAGCGGCTCACCGGGATCACGTCGGAGGCGGGCGACATCGCAGCCCGCCTCGGTGGGCTCAGCCAGTTGTCGGCATACGGCTCCTGGGAGGAGCTCGACTGGGCCGGGGCGCAGGCGAGGGCGGAGCACGACGAGCGGGAACGGGCCCGGCTCGTCTCCGGGTCCTCCGAGCTCGCCGAGATCACCCGGCGGCTGGAGGACAACGACCGGCAGGCCACGTCGCTCGCCGAGGAACTGGCCGGGCTCACCGGTCGGATCAGTGTTCGGGAGGACCGGATCGACCGGGCGCAGACCGCCCGAGCGCGTGACGAGACCTTTCTGAGCACCCAGGGTGACGAGGTCCTCGCCCGGGCGCGCACGGCATACGCAGCACTCGAGGAGCGACTGGGAGCGGATCTGCCCCAGGACGCCGACTCGTGCGCCCCGGCCCAGGAGGCGCTGACCAGCGACCTGCAGACCCTGATCGACCGGATCGGGCGGGAGATCGGTGGCTACACGCAGAGCCTGTTGCACTACATGAGTGAGGTGCGCCGGCGCTGGCCCGAGGCGACGACCGAGATGGACGCCAGCGTGGAGGCGCGCGCTGACTACCTGGCCTTTCACGAGCGGGTGTCCCTCGATGACCTGCCGAAGTTCGAGGACGAGTTCAAGCGTCAGCTCAACACAAACACGATCCGCGAGCTGGCCCAGTTCAACAGTTGGCTGCGTCGACAGTCTGAGGAGATCCACGGCCGCGTCGACCGGATCAACGAGGCGCTCGGGGCGATCCCCTACAACGAGGGTCGCTTCATCCGGTTGGAGAGCGAGCGGACGATCAACACCGAGATCCAGGCGTTTCGCACCGACCTGCGTCGAGCGACCGACGACACGATCGGCGCGGATGGGGATCAGTACTCCGAGCAGCGCTTCCTCGATGTGGAGCGGCTCATCGAGCGGTTCCGCGGACGCGAGGGGCACACCGACTCGGACCGGGCGTGGACGCGACGGGTGACCGATGTGCGCAACTGGTTCACCTTCTCGGCCTCCGAGCGGGACCGAGAGACCGACGAGGAGTGGGAGCACTACCGCGACTCCGATGGCAAGTCCGGAGGTCAGAAGGAGAAACTGGCCTACACGATCCTGGCGGCCTCGCTGGCCTATCAGTTCGGGCTGGAGTGGGGTGCCGAACGCTCGCGGGACTTCCGGTTCGCCGTGATCGACGAGGCCTTCGGGCGCGGGTCAGATGTGTCCACCCGATATGCGCTCGACCTGTTCGCCAAGCTCGGTCTGCAGCTGCTCATCGTGACGCCACTGCAGAAGGTGCACGTCATCGAGCCCTATGTGAAGGCCATCGGGTTCGTCGACAACCCAACCGGGAGCTACTCGCGGTTGCAGACGCTGACCATCGAGGAGTTTCAGGAGGTCCGCGCCCAGCACGCGGTGGGGTCGCTGGCCGGGGCCGGCGGATGA
- a CDS encoding DUF4194 domain-containing protein gives MRTPQEQAVAHTGIRLMRGVVYREVDEDGWTLLERHAAPVRDHFSTIGVQVVIDDVEGYAYLRNADEDDTEEPLPRLVRRRSLTYNVSLLLVLLRKRLVEFEASGGEGKLVLTRDQVVDILRLFLPDSSNEARVIDQVDTTIRKAAELGFLRQLPRQPGHWEVRRILKAYVDAQTLGDFAGKLTEYAGAHPGGDDG, from the coding sequence GTGAGGACACCTCAGGAGCAGGCAGTCGCCCACACGGGCATCCGCCTGATGCGCGGCGTGGTCTATCGCGAGGTCGACGAGGACGGCTGGACCCTGCTCGAGCGCCATGCCGCCCCGGTGCGGGACCACTTCAGCACCATCGGAGTGCAGGTGGTCATCGACGACGTCGAGGGCTACGCCTATCTGCGCAACGCCGACGAGGACGACACCGAGGAGCCACTGCCCCGGCTCGTGCGCCGCCGCAGCCTCACCTACAACGTCAGCCTCCTGCTTGTCCTGCTGCGCAAGCGGCTCGTGGAGTTCGAGGCATCCGGGGGCGAGGGCAAACTGGTGTTGACCAGGGACCAGGTCGTCGACATACTCCGTCTGTTCCTGCCCGACTCCAGCAACGAGGCGCGGGTGATCGACCAGGTGGACACCACCATCCGCAAGGCCGCCGAGCTGGGCTTCCTGCGCCAGCTGCCCCGCCAGCCCGGGCACTGGGAGGTGCGGCGCATCCTCAAGGCCTATGTCGATGCCCAGACCCTGGGCGATTTCGCCGGCAAGCTGACTGAGTATGCCGGCGCGCACCCGGGCGGCGACGATGGCTGA
- a CDS encoding DUF3375 domain-containing protein: MEHDEIEALREGTPAWRLLRAGNAALVLSFLGRYFVEDNHGAVSSTELAAALDDQLHALNLAAPDSPRYPRSAADYLQDWAATESGWLRRFYPSGSDEVHYEATSDLEKAYAWVTGLRARSFVGTASRLETVFALLRQIVRGSESDPQARLDELQRRRAVLDAEIERAEAGEVAVLDATALRERYQQFAGTARELLSDFREVEENFRSLDRGAREQIASWEGSKGELLADLVGNRADITASDQGRSFQAFYDLLLSETRQDELSELLTRVQSLGELDPDRRMRTIHHDWSDAAERTQRTVRQISEQLRRFLDDQIWLENRRVLDLVRAVEAAALALRDSPPPVGLDVDVPGVEIALPLERPLYDARPAAEVDSLLDPDAEADVDISVLFGQTFVDQARLAEQIRSIVPPASTVLLDDIVNFYPIEQGAAEIVGYLALTDDDLEVIMDESQESIIEYADSTGPRRARLPRVSVRRR; this comes from the coding sequence ATGGAGCACGACGAGATTGAGGCGCTGCGGGAGGGCACTCCGGCGTGGCGGCTGCTGCGGGCTGGCAATGCCGCCCTCGTCCTCTCTTTCCTTGGGCGCTACTTCGTCGAGGACAACCACGGTGCGGTGAGCTCGACCGAGCTGGCGGCAGCGCTCGATGACCAGCTGCACGCCCTCAACCTGGCCGCCCCCGACAGCCCCCGCTACCCGCGATCCGCAGCCGACTACCTGCAGGACTGGGCAGCCACCGAGAGCGGGTGGCTGCGCCGGTTCTATCCGAGCGGCTCCGACGAGGTGCACTACGAGGCGACCAGCGACCTGGAGAAGGCCTATGCCTGGGTGACTGGCCTGCGAGCCCGCTCCTTCGTGGGCACCGCCTCCCGGCTGGAGACCGTCTTTGCCCTGCTGCGCCAGATCGTGCGCGGCTCCGAGAGCGACCCGCAGGCCCGGCTCGACGAGCTGCAGCGTCGCCGCGCAGTGCTCGACGCCGAGATCGAGCGCGCCGAGGCGGGGGAGGTGGCGGTGCTCGACGCGACGGCCCTGCGGGAGCGCTATCAGCAGTTCGCCGGCACCGCCCGCGAGCTACTGTCCGACTTCCGTGAGGTGGAGGAGAACTTCCGCTCCCTCGACCGCGGTGCCCGCGAGCAGATCGCGTCCTGGGAGGGCAGCAAGGGTGAGCTGCTCGCCGACCTGGTCGGCAATCGCGCCGACATCACAGCGTCCGACCAGGGCCGCAGCTTCCAGGCTTTCTATGACCTGTTGCTGTCCGAGACCCGTCAGGACGAGCTGTCCGAGCTGCTGACCCGGGTCCAGTCGCTCGGCGAGCTCGACCCTGACCGGCGGATGCGCACCATCCACCACGACTGGTCCGACGCGGCTGAGCGCACGCAGCGCACCGTCCGGCAGATCTCCGAGCAGCTGCGCCGCTTCCTGGACGACCAGATCTGGCTGGAAAATCGCCGCGTCCTCGATCTCGTGCGTGCCGTGGAGGCTGCAGCCCTGGCCCTGCGTGACAGCCCTCCACCTGTCGGGCTGGATGTCGACGTCCCCGGTGTCGAGATCGCGCTCCCGCTCGAGCGACCGCTCTATGACGCGCGCCCGGCCGCCGAGGTCGACAGTCTGCTGGACCCGGACGCCGAGGCCGACGTCGACATCTCCGTCCTGTTCGGCCAGACCTTCGTCGACCAGGCACGCCTCGCCGAGCAGATCCGCTCGATCGTGCCGCCAGCGAGCACCGTGTTGCTGGACGACATCGTGAACTTCTATCCGATCGAGCAGGGCGCCGCGGAGATCGTGGGCTATCTCGCGCTGACCGACGACGACCTGGAGGTGATCATGGACGAGAGCCAGGAAAGCATCATCGAGTATGCCGACAGCACCGGTCCGCGCCGCGCTCGCCTTCCCCGAGTGAGCGTGAGGCGACGGTGA
- a CDS encoding GntR family transcriptional regulator, giving the protein MLRIDPASAEPPFAQLHDQILTQVADGTLTPGDRLPTVRRLAGDLGIAPNTVARAYRELEADGVLEGRGRAGTFVKSTVTAGKTAPAVASARAAAMRYAEATRSLGLAPAEALALVRQALGT; this is encoded by the coding sequence ATGCTTCGCATCGACCCCGCGTCCGCAGAGCCGCCGTTCGCCCAGCTCCACGACCAGATCCTCACCCAGGTCGCTGACGGCACACTCACGCCGGGCGACCGCCTGCCCACTGTGCGCCGCCTCGCCGGAGACCTCGGCATCGCTCCCAACACCGTCGCGCGGGCCTATCGCGAGCTCGAGGCCGACGGGGTGCTCGAGGGGCGCGGACGGGCCGGCACCTTCGTGAAGTCCACCGTCACCGCCGGCAAGACTGCCCCCGCCGTCGCCTCCGCACGCGCCGCTGCAATGCGGTATGCCGAGGCGACCCGCTCCCTCGGGCTCGCCCCGGCCGAGGCACTCGCCCTGGTGCGCCAGGCGCTAGGAACCTGA